The Pseudomonas parafulva genome includes a window with the following:
- the eno gene encoding phosphopyruvate hydratase: MAKIVDIKGREVLDSRGNPTVEADVLLDNGIIGSACAPSGASTGSREALELRDGDKSRYLGKGVLKAVANINGPIRDLLLGKDPSDQKALDHAMIELDGTENKAKLGANAILAVSLAAAKAAAQDQDLPLYAHIANLNGTPGQYSMPVPMMNIINGGEHADNNVDIQEFMVQPVGAKTFSDGLRMGTEIFHHLKAVLKARGLNTAVGDEGGFAPNLASNEDALGAIAEAVEKAGYKLGTDVTLALDCAASEFYEDGKYNLSGEGKSFDAEGFADYLKGLTERFPIISIEDGLDESDWAGWKILTDKIGEKVQLVGDDLFVTNTKILKEGIEKGIGNSILIKFNQIGSLTETLEAIQMAKAAGYTAVISHRSGETEDSTIADLAVGTAAGQIKTGSLCRSDRVSKYNQLLRIEEQLGAKAVYRGRTEFRG; encoded by the coding sequence ATGGCAAAAATCGTCGACATCAAAGGTCGTGAAGTTCTCGATTCGCGTGGCAACCCCACCGTGGAAGCCGATGTACTGCTCGACAACGGCATCATCGGCAGCGCGTGCGCGCCGTCCGGTGCTTCCACCGGCTCGCGCGAAGCGCTGGAGCTGCGTGATGGCGACAAGAGCCGTTACCTGGGCAAGGGTGTGCTGAAGGCTGTCGCCAACATCAATGGCCCGATCCGTGACCTGCTGCTGGGCAAGGACCCTTCCGACCAGAAGGCCCTGGACCACGCCATGATCGAGCTGGACGGTACCGAGAACAAGGCCAAGCTGGGCGCCAACGCGATCCTGGCCGTGTCCCTGGCGGCTGCCAAAGCGGCTGCCCAGGATCAGGACCTGCCCCTGTACGCCCACATTGCCAACCTCAACGGCACTCCAGGCCAGTACTCGATGCCGGTACCGATGATGAATATCATCAACGGTGGCGAGCATGCCGACAACAACGTCGATATTCAGGAGTTCATGGTCCAGCCGGTGGGTGCCAAGACCTTCTCCGACGGCCTGCGCATGGGGACCGAGATCTTCCATCACCTCAAGGCCGTGCTCAAGGCCCGTGGCCTGAACACTGCTGTCGGTGACGAAGGCGGCTTCGCCCCTAACCTGGCCTCCAACGAAGACGCTCTGGGCGCCATCGCTGAGGCCGTCGAGAAAGCCGGCTACAAACTGGGCACCGACGTGACCCTGGCCCTGGACTGCGCCGCCTCCGAGTTCTATGAAGACGGCAAGTACAACCTGTCCGGCGAAGGCAAATCGTTCGACGCCGAAGGCTTTGCCGACTACCTCAAGGGCCTGACCGAGCGCTTCCCGATCATTTCGATCGAAGATGGCCTGGACGAGTCCGACTGGGCTGGCTGGAAAATCCTCACCGACAAGATCGGCGAGAAGGTGCAACTGGTCGGTGACGACCTGTTCGTGACCAACACCAAGATCCTCAAGGAAGGCATCGAGAAGGGCATCGGTAACTCGATCCTCATCAAGTTCAACCAGATCGGTTCGCTGACCGAGACCCTGGAAGCCATCCAGATGGCCAAGGCCGCCGGTTACACGGCCGTGATCTCCCACCGCTCGGGTGAAACCGAAGACTCCACCATCGCCGACCTGGCCGTGGGTACTGCGGCCGGTCAGATCAAGACGGGTTCCCTGTGCCGTTCTGACCGCGTGTCGAAGTACAACCAATTGCTGCGCATCGAAGAGCAACTGGGTGCCAAGGCGGTTTACCGTGGCCGTACCGAGTTTCGCGGCTAA
- the ispD gene encoding 2-C-methyl-D-erythritol 4-phosphate cytidylyltransferase, which yields MSERLPAFWAVIPAAGVGARMAADRPKQYLELAGQTIIEHSLACFLDHPSLKGVVVSIAEHDPYWPGLRCASDPRIRRAAGGRERADSVLNALLLLHAQGAEDDDWVLVHDAARPNLARSDLDKLLAELADDPVGGLLAVPARDTLKRADGHGRVSATVDRSTIWQAYTPQMFRLGALHRALAECLVSDVVVTDEASAIEWFGQSPRLIEGRSDNLKVTRPEDLEWLRQRWSGRR from the coding sequence ATGAGTGAACGCTTGCCGGCCTTCTGGGCCGTGATTCCTGCAGCGGGTGTGGGCGCTCGCATGGCTGCCGATCGTCCCAAGCAATACCTGGAGCTGGCAGGGCAGACCATCATCGAGCACAGCCTGGCGTGTTTTCTCGACCACCCCTCCCTCAAGGGGGTCGTGGTCAGCATCGCTGAACACGACCCGTACTGGCCCGGCCTTCGGTGCGCCAGCGACCCGCGCATCCGCCGGGCTGCCGGAGGGCGCGAGCGTGCTGATTCGGTGCTCAATGCCTTGTTGTTGTTGCATGCCCAGGGCGCGGAAGATGATGACTGGGTGTTGGTGCACGACGCGGCGCGGCCCAACCTGGCACGCAGTGACCTGGACAAGCTGCTGGCTGAATTGGCAGATGATCCGGTGGGCGGCCTGTTGGCCGTACCTGCCCGTGACACGCTCAAAAGGGCCGACGGCCACGGGCGCGTCAGCGCCACGGTTGACCGCAGCACCATTTGGCAGGCCTATACACCGCAGATGTTCCGTTTGGGGGCGCTGCATCGGGCACTGGCCGAGTGCCTGGTGTCGGATGTGGTGGTGACCGATGAGGCTTCGGCCATCGAATGGTTCGGTCAATCGCCACGGCTGATCGAGGGCCGCAGTGACAACCTCAAGGTTACGCGCCCTGAAGACCTGGAGTGGCTGCGCCAGCGCTGGAGTGGGAGACGTTGA
- a CDS encoding S-(hydroxymethyl)glutathione dehydrogenase/class III alcohol dehydrogenase yields MIKSRAAVAFEAKKPLEIVEVDVAMPKAGEVLLRVVASGVCHTDAYTLSGADPEGIFPSILGHEGGAIVEAVGEGVTSVAVGDHVIPLYTPECGKCKFCLSGKTNLCQAIRATQGKGLMPDGTTRFSYKGQQLFHYMGTSTFSEYTVLPEISVAKIQKEAPLEKVCLLGCGVTTGIGAVLNTAKVQPGDTVAVFGLGGIGLSAIIGAVKAKASRIIAIDINPAKFEIARQLGATDCINPKEYDRPIQEVIVDLTDGGVDFSFECIGNVQLMRAALECCHKGWGESVIIGVAGAGQEIATRPFQLVTGRVWRGSAFGGVRGRSELPSYVEMSEKGEIPLDTFITHTMGLEDINKAFDLMHEGKSIRSVIHF; encoded by the coding sequence ATGATCAAATCCCGCGCTGCCGTAGCTTTCGAAGCCAAGAAACCCTTGGAAATTGTCGAAGTCGATGTGGCCATGCCCAAGGCGGGCGAGGTGTTGCTGCGCGTGGTCGCCAGCGGCGTGTGCCACACCGATGCCTATACCTTGTCCGGTGCTGACCCGGAAGGCATCTTCCCGTCGATCCTCGGCCACGAAGGCGGCGCCATCGTCGAAGCCGTGGGCGAGGGCGTGACCTCGGTGGCGGTGGGTGACCATGTGATTCCGCTGTATACCCCTGAGTGTGGCAAGTGCAAATTCTGCCTGTCCGGCAAGACCAACCTGTGCCAGGCCATCCGCGCCACCCAGGGCAAGGGCCTGATGCCCGACGGCACCACGCGTTTCTCCTACAAGGGTCAGCAGTTGTTCCACTACATGGGCACCTCGACCTTCTCCGAATACACCGTGTTGCCGGAAATTTCGGTGGCCAAGATCCAGAAAGAGGCGCCGCTGGAGAAGGTCTGCCTGCTGGGCTGCGGCGTGACCACGGGTATTGGCGCAGTGCTGAACACCGCCAAGGTACAACCGGGTGATACTGTCGCCGTCTTCGGGCTGGGCGGCATTGGCCTCTCGGCCATCATCGGTGCGGTCAAGGCCAAGGCCTCGCGCATCATCGCCATCGACATCAACCCGGCCAAGTTCGAAATCGCTCGCCAACTGGGCGCTACCGATTGCATCAACCCCAAGGAGTACGATCGCCCGATCCAGGAAGTGATCGTCGACCTGACCGACGGCGGCGTGGACTTCTCCTTCGAGTGCATCGGCAACGTGCAACTGATGCGTGCCGCCTTGGAGTGCTGCCACAAGGGCTGGGGCGAGTCGGTGATCATCGGTGTCGCCGGCGCCGGTCAGGAAATCGCCACCCGGCCGTTCCAATTGGTCACCGGGCGCGTCTGGCGCGGTTCGGCCTTCGGCGGCGTGCGTGGCCGCAGCGAATTGCCGAGCTACGTGGAAATGTCCGAGAAGGGCGAGATTCCGCTGGATACGTTCATCACCCACACCATGGGCCTGGAGGACATCAACAAGGCCTTCGACCTGATGCACGAAGGCAAGAGCATTCGCAGCGTCATCCACTTCTGA
- the fghA gene encoding S-formylglutathione hydrolase yields MTLDNISCQKSFGGWHKRYRHTSKVLGCDMVFAVYLPPQAEQGEKLPVLYWLSGLTCNDENFMQKAGAQRLAAELGLIIVAPDTSPRGEQVPGDPDGAWDFGLGAGFYLNATQQPWAQHYRMHDYVVQELPALIEAHFPASGERSISGHSMGGHGALVCALRNPGRYRSVSAFSPICNPMDCPWGEKAFSRYLGEERARWREWDASVLLAETPSGQCPPLLVDQGDRDDFLEKQLKPEALEQAARKGGHELTLRLQPGYDHSYYFIASFIEEHLRHHAVALGRV; encoded by the coding sequence ATGACCCTGGACAACATCTCCTGCCAGAAGAGCTTCGGCGGCTGGCACAAGCGTTACCGCCACACCTCCAAGGTGCTGGGTTGCGACATGGTCTTCGCCGTCTACCTGCCACCTCAGGCCGAGCAGGGCGAGAAGCTGCCGGTGCTGTACTGGCTTAGCGGCTTGACCTGCAACGACGAAAACTTCATGCAGAAGGCCGGCGCCCAGCGCCTGGCCGCCGAGCTGGGGCTGATCATCGTGGCGCCCGACACCAGCCCTCGCGGCGAGCAGGTACCCGGGGATCCTGACGGTGCCTGGGACTTTGGTCTGGGTGCTGGCTTCTACCTCAACGCCACGCAGCAACCCTGGGCCCAGCACTACCGTATGCATGATTATGTGGTGCAGGAACTGCCAGCCCTGATCGAGGCGCATTTCCCCGCCTCGGGCGAGCGCAGCATCAGTGGGCACTCCATGGGCGGGCACGGCGCCCTGGTCTGCGCATTGCGCAACCCCGGCCGCTATCGCTCGGTGTCGGCGTTTTCGCCGATCTGCAACCCGATGGATTGCCCTTGGGGCGAAAAAGCCTTCAGCCGCTACCTGGGTGAAGAGCGCGCCCGTTGGCGTGAGTGGGATGCCAGCGTGTTGCTGGCCGAAACCCCGTCGGGGCAGTGCCCCCCGTTGCTGGTGGACCAAGGCGATCGCGACGACTTCCTCGAAAAGCAGCTCAAGCCTGAGGCCCTGGAGCAAGCGGCGCGCAAAGGCGGTCATGAGCTGACCCTGCGCCTGCAGCCTGGCTACGATCACAGCTACTACTTCATCGCCAGCTTCATTGAGGAGCACCTGCGCCACCACGCGGTAGCCCTGGGACGGGTGTAG
- the surE gene encoding 5'/3'-nucleotidase SurE, translating into MRILISNDDGVTAPGIAALHAALADYAQCTVIAPDQDKSGAGSSLTLDRPLHPQTLANGFISLNGTPTDCVHLGLNGLLPYTPDMVVSGINLGANLGDDVLYSGTVAAALEGRFLGGTSLAFSLLSRQPDNLPAAAHIARRLVEAQSRLALPPRTVLNVNIPNLPLERIRGIQLTRLGHRARAAAPTKVVNPRGKEGYWIAVAGDAEDGGPGTDFHAVMQGYVSITPLQLDRTFNDAFEQLDGWLEGLL; encoded by the coding sequence ATGCGTATTCTGATTTCGAACGACGACGGTGTGACCGCACCAGGCATCGCCGCGCTGCACGCTGCGCTTGCCGATTACGCGCAGTGCACGGTCATTGCACCTGACCAAGACAAGAGCGGCGCCGGCAGCTCACTGACGTTGGATCGGCCGCTGCACCCGCAGACGCTGGCCAACGGCTTCATAAGCCTCAATGGTACGCCGACCGACTGCGTGCACCTGGGGCTGAACGGTCTGTTGCCGTACACCCCGGACATGGTCGTGTCGGGCATCAACCTGGGGGCCAACCTGGGCGATGACGTGCTGTACTCGGGTACGGTGGCCGCAGCGCTGGAGGGGCGCTTCCTGGGCGGTACGTCGCTCGCGTTCTCGCTGCTTTCGCGCCAACCGGACAACCTGCCGGCCGCGGCTCATATCGCCCGTCGTCTGGTCGAGGCCCAGTCGCGCCTGGCGCTGCCGCCGCGTACCGTCCTCAATGTCAACATACCCAACCTGCCGCTCGAGCGCATTCGTGGCATCCAGCTGACGCGACTGGGTCATCGCGCGCGGGCTGCGGCACCCACCAAGGTGGTCAACCCGCGTGGCAAGGAAGGCTACTGGATCGCAGTTGCCGGTGATGCCGAGGACGGCGGGCCGGGTACTGACTTCCATGCGGTGATGCAAGGCTATGTTTCCATCACCCCGTTGCAGCTTGACCGAACCTTCAACGACGCCTTCGAGCAGCTCGATGGCTGGCTGGAGGGCTTGCTTTGA
- the ftsB gene encoding cell division protein FtsB, with translation MRSPYWLFLVLLLLLGGLQYRLWVGNGSLAQVAELKQQIDEQHAENERLLERNRVLDAEVLELKKGMETVEERARHELGMVKEGETLFQLPQK, from the coding sequence ATGCGCAGTCCTTATTGGTTGTTCCTGGTCCTGCTTCTGCTGCTGGGCGGCCTGCAATACCGTTTGTGGGTAGGCAATGGCAGCCTGGCGCAGGTGGCCGAGCTCAAGCAGCAGATTGACGAGCAGCATGCCGAGAACGAGCGGCTGCTGGAGCGTAACCGTGTGCTCGACGCCGAAGTGCTGGAGTTGAAAAAAGGCATGGAAACCGTCGAAGAGCGTGCCCGCCACGAGCTGGGCATGGTCAAGGAAGGCGAAACCCTCTTTCAGTTGCCCCAGAAATGA
- a CDS encoding LysR substrate-binding domain-containing protein — MNNRWEGIDEFVAVAELGQFTAAAQRLGVSSSHVSRQIARLEERVQTRLLYRSTRKVTLSEAGQTFLQHCQRLQDGREEALRAMGDLASEPKGLLRMTCAVAYGERFIVPLVTRFMALYPQLRVDVELSNQTLDLLHEGMDLAIRLGRLADSRLIATRLAPRRMYVCASPGYLARYGRPHSLSELARHNCLIGSSDVWALQMEGREISQRVQGNWRCNSGQAVLDAALQGIGLCQLPDYYVLEHLHSGALVPLLQAHQPPNTAVWALYPQQRHLSPKVRRLVDYLKEGLAGLPEYRA, encoded by the coding sequence ATGAATAACCGCTGGGAGGGCATCGATGAATTCGTTGCCGTGGCCGAATTGGGGCAGTTCACGGCGGCAGCGCAACGGCTGGGCGTGTCCTCTTCCCATGTAAGCCGGCAGATAGCGCGCTTGGAAGAACGCGTACAGACGCGCTTACTGTATCGCAGCACACGAAAAGTCACGCTCAGCGAGGCCGGCCAGACGTTTCTGCAGCACTGCCAGCGCTTGCAGGACGGGCGCGAGGAAGCGCTGCGGGCGATGGGCGATCTGGCCAGCGAGCCCAAGGGGCTGCTGCGCATGACGTGCGCCGTGGCCTATGGCGAGCGCTTCATCGTGCCCTTGGTCACCCGTTTCATGGCGTTGTACCCGCAGTTGAGGGTGGACGTCGAACTGAGCAACCAGACCCTGGACCTGCTGCACGAAGGCATGGACCTGGCCATCCGCCTCGGTCGCCTGGCCGACTCGCGCCTGATCGCGACGCGCCTGGCACCCCGGCGCATGTACGTGTGCGCCTCGCCAGGCTACCTGGCGCGCTACGGCAGGCCGCACAGCCTGTCGGAACTGGCCAGGCACAACTGCCTGATAGGCAGTTCGGATGTGTGGGCGTTGCAAATGGAGGGGCGTGAAATCAGCCAGCGCGTTCAGGGCAACTGGCGGTGCAACAGCGGCCAGGCGGTGCTGGACGCGGCGCTTCAAGGCATCGGCTTGTGCCAACTGCCGGATTACTACGTGCTCGAACACCTGCACAGCGGTGCTTTGGTCCCGCTGCTGCAAGCCCACCAACCTCCCAATACGGCGGTGTGGGCCTTGTACCCGCAGCAGCGGCACCTGTCGCCCAAAGTGCGGCGCCTGGTGGACTATCTGAAAGAGGGCCTGGCAGGTCTGCCGGAGTATCGGGCATGA
- the truD gene encoding tRNA pseudouridine(13) synthase TruD, translating to MTELDLLGPRASGQALGTAVLKAVAEDFQVDEVLDIPLSGQGEHLWLWVEKRELNTEEAARRLARAAGVPARAISYAGLKDRQALTRQWFSLHLPGKADPDLSRAEDANLRVLKQMRHQRKLQRGAHSSNGFTLRLTQLAADHQAVDARLAQLKANGVPNYFGTQRFGHAGGNVHDALGWAERQALPEQRNVRSRLLSAGRSYLFNQVLAARVNDGSWTRAQVGDLLAFTNSRSFFPAAEAECADPRLAVLDLHPTGPLWGEGDSPAGGRTGALENSIGAAQPALCQWLAKAGMDHERRILRLPITGLTWHYPEPDILQLEFVLPAGCFATVVVREVVDLVSAGQTDSPCVF from the coding sequence ATGACCGAACTGGATCTGTTGGGCCCAAGGGCATCGGGGCAAGCCCTGGGCACGGCTGTGCTCAAGGCCGTTGCCGAAGATTTTCAGGTCGACGAAGTGCTTGATATCCCGCTGTCTGGCCAAGGCGAGCACCTGTGGCTATGGGTGGAAAAGCGTGAGCTCAATACCGAGGAAGCGGCCCGCCGCCTGGCCAGGGCCGCCGGCGTGCCTGCGCGCGCCATCAGCTACGCCGGGCTCAAGGACCGTCAGGCCTTGACCCGCCAGTGGTTCAGCCTGCATTTGCCGGGCAAGGCCGACCCAGACCTGTCGCGGGCCGAGGATGCCAATCTGCGCGTGCTCAAGCAGATGCGCCACCAGCGTAAATTGCAGCGCGGCGCGCATTCGTCCAACGGCTTCACGCTGCGCCTGACCCAACTGGCAGCCGATCATCAGGCTGTCGATGCGCGCCTGGCCCAGCTCAAGGCGAACGGTGTGCCCAATTACTTCGGTACCCAGCGCTTCGGGCATGCCGGCGGCAACGTGCATGACGCCCTGGGTTGGGCCGAGCGCCAGGCCTTGCCTGAGCAACGTAACGTTCGCTCGCGCCTGCTTTCAGCCGGTCGCAGCTACCTGTTCAACCAGGTGCTGGCCGCACGGGTAAACGATGGCAGCTGGACCCGTGCGCAAGTGGGCGATCTGCTGGCGTTCACCAACAGCCGCAGTTTTTTCCCTGCTGCTGAGGCCGAATGCGCCGATCCTCGCCTGGCTGTTCTCGACCTGCACCCTACAGGCCCTCTGTGGGGCGAGGGTGATTCGCCAGCCGGCGGTCGAACCGGGGCGTTGGAGAATTCGATCGGGGCCGCCCAGCCCGCGCTGTGCCAGTGGTTGGCAAAGGCGGGCATGGATCACGAACGGCGTATTCTGCGGCTCCCTATTACTGGCCTTACGTGGCATTATCCCGAGCCTGATATCCTGCAACTGGAATTCGTCCTTCCGGCCGGATGCTTCGCCACCGTCGTGGTGCGCGAGGTGGTGGATCTGGTGTCGGCAGGGCAGACGGACAGCCCATGCGTATTCTGA
- a CDS encoding CTP synthase, giving the protein MTRYIFVTGGVVSSLGKGIASASLAAILEARGLKVTMLKLDPYINVDPGTMSPFQHGEVFVTQDGAETDLDLGHYERFIRTTMTQNNNFTTGRVYEHVLRKERRGDYLGATIQVIPHITDEIKRRIIKGAGDADVALVEIGGTVGDIESQPFLEAIRQLRVEVGSKRAMLMHLTLVPYIATAGETKTKPTQHSVKELRSIGLQPDVLICRSDHPVDASSRRKIALFTNVEERAVISLEDVDTIYKIPGVLHAQGLDDFVVERFGLQCTGADLSEWDKVVDAKLNPEHEVTIAMVGKYMELLDAYKSLIEAMSHAGITNRTKVNLRYIDSEDIENQGTSLLEGADAILVPGGFGLRGVEGKITAVQYARENKVPYLGICLGMQVAVIEFARNVMGWSDANSTEFDRDSGHPVVGLITEWADATGAVETRSEASDLGGTMRLGAQDCQLAAGSNVHACYGKDIITERHRHRYEVNNNLLPQLVDAGLVVSGRSEDGALVEVVESKDHPWFVACQFHPEFTSTPRDGHPLFSGFVKAALAQKNKA; this is encoded by the coding sequence ATGACGCGCTACATATTCGTCACGGGCGGTGTTGTTTCTTCATTGGGGAAAGGCATTGCCTCGGCTTCCCTGGCGGCCATCCTGGAGGCGCGGGGCCTGAAGGTCACCATGCTCAAGCTGGATCCGTACATCAACGTCGACCCAGGCACCATGAGCCCGTTCCAGCACGGTGAAGTATTCGTCACCCAGGACGGCGCCGAGACCGACCTGGACCTGGGCCACTATGAGCGGTTCATCCGCACCACCATGACCCAGAACAATAACTTCACCACCGGCCGCGTCTACGAGCACGTGCTGCGCAAGGAACGCCGTGGTGACTACCTGGGCGCGACCATCCAGGTCATCCCGCACATCACCGATGAAATCAAGCGCCGCATCATCAAGGGTGCAGGCGATGCCGACGTGGCCCTGGTCGAGATCGGCGGCACCGTGGGCGACATCGAGTCCCAGCCATTCCTCGAAGCCATTCGCCAGCTGCGCGTGGAAGTAGGCTCCAAGCGCGCGATGCTGATGCACCTGACGCTGGTGCCTTACATCGCCACCGCCGGTGAAACCAAGACCAAGCCGACCCAGCACTCGGTCAAGGAGCTGCGCTCCATCGGCCTGCAGCCTGACGTGCTGATCTGCCGCTCCGATCATCCTGTCGATGCATCCTCGCGCCGCAAGATCGCCTTGTTCACCAACGTTGAAGAGCGCGCGGTGATTTCGCTGGAAGACGTCGACACCATCTACAAGATTCCAGGTGTCTTGCATGCCCAGGGCCTGGACGACTTCGTCGTCGAGCGTTTCGGCCTGCAGTGCACGGGTGCCGACCTGTCCGAGTGGGACAAGGTGGTCGACGCCAAGCTCAACCCGGAGCATGAAGTCACCATCGCCATGGTCGGCAAGTACATGGAGCTGCTCGATGCGTACAAGTCGCTGATCGAAGCGATGAGCCACGCGGGCATTACCAACCGCACCAAGGTCAACCTGCGCTACATCGATTCCGAAGACATCGAGAACCAGGGCACCAGCCTGCTCGAAGGCGCCGATGCCATCCTGGTCCCCGGTGGTTTCGGTCTGCGCGGTGTCGAAGGCAAGATCACGGCGGTGCAATACGCCCGTGAGAACAAGGTGCCGTACCTGGGTATCTGCCTGGGCATGCAAGTGGCCGTCATCGAGTTCGCCCGTAACGTGATGGGCTGGAGTGACGCCAACTCCACCGAGTTTGATCGCGACAGCGGCCACCCGGTCGTCGGCCTGATCACCGAGTGGGCAGACGCCACCGGCGCGGTCGAAACCCGCAGCGAGGCGTCCGACCTGGGCGGCACCATGCGCCTGGGTGCTCAGGACTGCCAGCTGGCTGCAGGTTCCAACGTGCATGCGTGCTATGGCAAGGACATCATCACCGAGCGCCACCGTCACCGCTACGAAGTGAACAACAACCTGCTGCCGCAACTGGTGGACGCGGGCCTGGTGGTTTCCGGTCGTTCCGAAGACGGCGCCCTGGTCGAGGTGGTGGAGTCCAAGGACCACCCCTGGTTTGTCGCCTGCCAGTTCCACCCGGAGTTCACCTCCACCCCACGCGATGGCCACCCGCTGTTCAGTGGCTTCGTCAAGGCGGCGCTCGCCCAGAAGAACAAGGCCTGA
- the ispF gene encoding 2-C-methyl-D-erythritol 2,4-cyclodiphosphate synthase, with the protein MRIGHGYDVHRFCDGDFITLGGVRIPHKFGLLAHSDGDVLLHALSDALLGAAALGDIGKHFPDTDPQFKGADSRVLLRHVLDVVRAKGWQVGNVDATIIAQAPKMAPHIEVMRQRIADDLAVGLDQVNVKATTTEKLGFAGREEGIAVHAVALLLPA; encoded by the coding sequence ATGCGTATTGGCCACGGCTACGATGTGCACCGGTTCTGCGACGGTGATTTCATTACCCTGGGCGGGGTGCGTATCCCCCACAAGTTCGGCCTGCTGGCCCATTCCGATGGTGACGTGCTGCTGCATGCCCTGAGCGATGCATTGCTCGGCGCCGCCGCACTGGGTGATATCGGCAAGCACTTCCCCGACACCGATCCGCAATTCAAGGGCGCCGACAGCCGCGTGCTGCTGCGTCATGTGCTGGATGTCGTTCGGGCCAAGGGCTGGCAAGTGGGCAACGTCGACGCCACCATCATTGCCCAGGCGCCGAAGATGGCACCCCACATCGAGGTCATGCGCCAGCGCATCGCCGACGACCTCGCGGTGGGCCTCGACCAAGTCAACGTCAAGGCCACGACGACCGAGAAGCTGGGCTTCGCCGGGCGTGAGGAGGGGATCGCCGTGCACGCGGTTGCCCTGTTGCTGCCGGCATGA
- the kdsA gene encoding 3-deoxy-8-phosphooctulonate synthase: MPQKIIRVGHIDIANDKPFVLFGGMNVLESRDLAMKVCEEYVRVTEKLGIPYVFKASFDKANRSSVTSYRGPGMEEGLKIFEEIKRTFNVPVITDVHEPYQAEPVAKVCDIIQLPAFLSRQTDLVVAMARTGAVINIKKAQFLAPQEMKHILTKCEEAGNDQLILCERGSSFGYNNLVVDMLGFGVMKQFEYPVFFDVTHALQMPGGRADSAGGRRAQVTDLAKAGMSQGLAGLFLEAHPDPDNAKCDGPCALRLDKLEPFLAQLKQLDDLVKSFPTVETA; the protein is encoded by the coding sequence ATGCCCCAGAAGATCATCCGCGTCGGTCACATCGATATCGCCAACGACAAGCCATTCGTCCTGTTCGGTGGCATGAACGTTCTGGAGTCCCGCGACCTGGCCATGAAGGTGTGCGAAGAGTACGTGCGGGTTACCGAAAAGCTCGGTATCCCGTATGTGTTCAAGGCCAGCTTCGACAAGGCCAACCGGTCCTCGGTCACCTCCTACCGCGGCCCTGGTATGGAAGAAGGCCTGAAGATCTTCGAGGAGATCAAGCGTACCTTCAACGTGCCGGTGATCACCGATGTGCACGAGCCTTACCAGGCCGAGCCGGTAGCCAAGGTCTGCGACATCATCCAGTTGCCGGCTTTCCTGTCGCGCCAGACCGACCTGGTGGTGGCGATGGCCAGGACCGGTGCGGTGATCAATATCAAGAAGGCCCAGTTCCTCGCACCCCAGGAGATGAAACACATCCTGACCAAGTGCGAAGAAGCCGGTAATGACCAATTGATCCTGTGCGAGCGTGGTTCGAGCTTCGGTTACAACAACCTGGTCGTGGACATGCTCGGCTTCGGTGTCATGAAGCAGTTCGAATACCCGGTGTTCTTCGACGTGACCCATGCCCTGCAGATGCCGGGTGGACGTGCCGACTCCGCTGGCGGGCGCCGCGCTCAGGTGACCGACCTGGCCAAGGCTGGCATGAGCCAGGGGCTGGCAGGGCTGTTCCTCGAAGCTCACCCCGATCCGGACAACGCCAAGTGCGACGGCCCGTGTGCCCTGCGCCTGGACAAGCTGGAGCCATTCCTGGCTCAGCTCAAGCAACTGGATGACCTGGTGAAAAGTTTTCCGACGGTAGAAACCGCGTAA